Genomic DNA from Candidatus Kapaibacterium sp.:
AACAGCCGGAACATGATCCTCACGGACGTCCGATCCCACCGCGGCAGAACGGGTGATGGAGCTCCTCTGGATCCCCTTCACGGCATCACTGCTGGCAGTAGCGAGTTCGCTCCTGGGAAGCTTCCTCCTGCTTCGTCGGATGGCTCTACTGGGAGATGCGGTCTCTCACGCTGTCCTTCCCGGGATTGTGCTGGCTTACCTCTGGAGTGGGGTGCGAGAGCTTCCAGTCATGCTCCTCGGAGCGGGGGTGAGCGCGTTGGTGGCAGTCTTTCTGCTCCAGGTGTTGCAGTATCGCTTCGGGTGGCATGCCGATGCAGCACTGGCTGCGGTCCTGGCGAGCTTCTTTGCTGTTGGCATCCTCCTGCTATCGGCGTTCGGCGGCAAAGTGGATTTGGACGTGGAGTGTGTCCTGTATGGGGAGCTTGCCTACGTGCCTTTGGACATGGTGACGGTCGGCCCCCTGATGGTGCCCAGAGCGACGCTGTGGGCGCTGCTCCTGGTGGGGATTGCTGCCGTGGTGTTGCTGGTGGCGTGGAAGGAGCTGGTGGTGAGCACGTTTGATCCGGAGTTTGCAGAGGTGTCGGGGATAACCCCGAAGCTATGGCAGGCGGTCCTGCTGGGCATGACGGCGATGGTGGCGGTAGTAGGCTTCGTACTTGTCGGGGCGATCTTGGTTGTAGCACTCTTGACAGTGCCGGCTGCTACGGCTCGGCTGTTGACGGCCCGACTGCTGAGAATGGTGGTAATTGCCGTCCTCGTTGGTATCAGTAGCGCAGTCGCTGGCTATATTACTGCCTCAAACCTTGGAGGAGCTGTAGCTGGCTGGATGGTGTTAGCGGCCACTTTGCAGTTCGTTGTTGCTGTCGTCTGGTCCTGGTTGCGGCATCGCTTTAGACCAGGCCCCAGCGTCGGCGTAGGAACCACTCTGCCGAAAGAATCAGCAGGGCCAGTGCTAAGAGCCACGGGGAGTGCCAGAGGGCAATCTCGCGGCGAGTGGTAGCCACGACCGGGCGGAACCCGGGGAGCGTGCGAATAAACTCCCACGCTAGGGCTGCTAAATCGGCTGTGAAGAATGCTCCGCCGGTGCGAGCGGCAAGGTTCCGTAAGAGTTCAGCATCCGCCCGGAGAGAGCGCGCTTCCAGTCCAACGTCGCCGATACTGAAGCGGCCTCGGTCGGATCCAAGTTGTGTGGTGCCCAGGGTGGCTGTGCCGCTGAAGGCGTACTCACCGCTCGGGAGGCTGGAGAGGCTCCCCTGGTAGACTCCAGCACCTGCAGGCTGGAGGAGGAGTTCTTGGGTCTGATTACTGGAGACGACCCGGACGGAGACGGTAGCGGTGGTAACCGGGTTTCCCTCGGGATCCGTCACGGAGGCCCAGAAGCGCACAGACTCGCCAGCGGCATAGAAGCGTTTCGTGGTGCGGATGCGGACCTGTGGGTTGCGT
This window encodes:
- a CDS encoding metal ABC transporter permease, with protein sequence MELLWIPFTASLLAVASSLLGSFLLLRRMALLGDAVSHAVLPGIVLAYLWSGVRELPVMLLGAGVSALVAVFLLQVLQYRFGWHADAALAAVLASFFAVGILLLSAFGGKVDLDVECVLYGELAYVPLDMVTVGPLMVPRATLWALLLVGIAAVVLLVAWKELVVSTFDPEFAEVSGITPKLWQAVLLGMTAMVAVVGFVLVGAILVVALLTVPAATARLLTARLLRMVVIAVLVGISSAVAGYITASNLGGAVAGWMVLAATLQFVVAVVWSWLRHRFRPGPSVGVGTTLPKESAGPVLRATGSARGQSRGEW